One segment of Vallicoccus soli DNA contains the following:
- a CDS encoding LacI family DNA-binding transcriptional regulator has translation MPAAASPPTLESVAARAGVSRATAGRVLSGSPRVSEQAREAVLKAAAELSYVPNHAARSLVTRRAGSVAFVVGEEEERFFADPYFAGVLRGVRSEVRGAGVQLVLVVMTTDEERERFATFARGGHVDGAMFVSVHGADPLPAALRAAGVPVVVSGRPYDVPAGRRGAVPYVASDNRGGGRLAARALLARGCGCVATVTGPQDMSAAQDRLAGFLEGLGERGLRPAPGGTQEGDYSRAGGRAAAERLLERVPDVDGVFAANDLMAAGVLDALVARGRRVPEDVAVVGFDDVPVARETSPLLTTVRQDVHGIGAAMARLLLELAAGGDPDPVVLPTGLVARASA, from the coding sequence GTGCCCGCCGCCGCCTCCCCGCCCACGCTCGAGTCGGTCGCCGCCCGGGCGGGGGTCTCCCGCGCGACGGCCGGGCGCGTGCTGTCCGGCTCGCCCCGGGTCAGCGAGCAGGCCCGCGAGGCGGTGCTCAAGGCGGCCGCCGAGCTCTCGTACGTCCCGAACCACGCCGCCCGCTCGCTCGTCACCCGCCGCGCGGGGTCCGTCGCGTTCGTGGTCGGCGAGGAGGAGGAGCGGTTCTTCGCCGACCCGTACTTCGCCGGGGTGCTGCGCGGCGTGCGCTCGGAGGTGCGCGGCGCGGGGGTGCAGCTCGTGCTCGTCGTCATGACGACCGACGAGGAGCGCGAGCGCTTCGCGACGTTCGCGCGCGGCGGGCACGTCGACGGGGCGATGTTCGTGTCGGTGCACGGCGCCGACCCGCTGCCGGCGGCGCTGCGGGCCGCCGGCGTCCCCGTCGTCGTCTCGGGCCGCCCGTACGACGTCCCGGCCGGGCGCCGCGGGGCCGTGCCGTACGTCGCCTCGGACAACCGCGGCGGCGGGCGCCTCGCCGCGCGGGCCCTGCTCGCGCGCGGCTGCGGGTGCGTGGCCACCGTGACCGGCCCGCAGGACATGTCCGCGGCGCAGGACCGCCTCGCCGGCTTCCTCGAGGGGCTGGGGGAGCGCGGGCTGCGCCCGGCCCCCGGCGGTACGCAGGAGGGCGACTACTCGCGGGCCGGCGGGCGCGCCGCGGCGGAGCGCCTGCTCGAGCGCGTGCCCGACGTGGACGGGGTCTTCGCGGCGAACGACCTCATGGCCGCGGGCGTGCTCGACGCGCTCGTCGCCCGGGGCCGGCGGGTGCCCGAGGACGTGGCCGTCGTCGGCTTCGACGACGTGCCGGTGGCGCGCGAGACGTCGCCGCTGCTCACGACGGTGCGCCAGGACGTGCACGGCATCGGCGCCGCGATGGCGCGCCTGCTGCTCGAGCTGGCCGCCGGGGGCGACCCCGACCCGGTGGTCCTGCCCACCGGGCTCGTCGCCCGCGCCAGCGCCTGA